The genomic DNA acattgataatatatatatgtagatcaGTAGATGATCAATTCTtgaaagaataaattaatcaattagACGGTGACTGATTGCTGAGAAGGTAAGATAGCAATCAGGGCGGAAGCCACCTCGACTGTTCAGCAAGAAATTTACCGAACCGTGAGGCCAGGAGGAAAGGGAGAGGAAGGCGAGGAGTCGGGCTCGGAGCTGGAGCCAGAACTGGGAAGGGCTAGCGGTCTCGGGTCGGTGAAAATTGTCGACGAGATTGAATTTTTCATGGGCGATTTCAGGGATTCTCTGAGATTGTATGTTGGCTTCAATAGTTTCTTGTTCGATTGGAGACGGGGAACAAAAGACAACGTTGTATagcatttctttatttttttttgtaatcaaattatgttttatttagTTGGACCGGTGCAATTTGGTTCGGTTTAATATTGAAGCGGATTTGGTTTGTTCACGGGCGAGAACGAGCGTCGACGAGAAGATACGTGGGCGAAAATGTCTATAGCCAAACTATGAGGGTGAATctataactaaaaaaaaattaagacaCGTGTATGACCAAGATTTTTTACGCAGGGGGGGATCTGAAAGCTATGAATAATTCAACCGTGATGTTGTTTTTTTACGCAAGGGGATCTGAAAGCTATGAAAGCTATGGTATAGGATCTTcaatataaaatcaaataaaggTATGGAATTAGAGGTCTGTGAAAGGCATCTATACGGTGTGCTCATTTAAAAAATGGAAGCCCACATGGGTTGTTCTGAATAGGATTAGAAATAGTTTCCCCCAATCTTGCATTTGTTTGGTACGTCATTAATTTGAGATCACTATTGAAAATATACCCTTTTTGGTTACCATAAATTTAATTGTACTTACCAAATGTCCTCGCCTATTTCATGCCGATCAAAATACAACTTTTCGACATCCGGATTCTCCATGCCAAGATCGGAAATTCCATTTCGTATTCGGAACTGGATAATATCACAAGCGGAATATACTGAATTCGAGACCCGCTCTTCCCATGTTTGCACGATTCTGCAGATACCGGTCGTAATCAATTCATACGAATATGACGCTATAATTTTGCATCTGCACTCTCTAAAATGGGACGTCCTGTATGATTTCTTTCCAATGGGGTTTTCCAACtttcaactcaacttcacCACCAAAACTTCGACTTCGCAAAATGCAGGTGGCCTAattagatttggaaaaaaatgggACGGAGTGGTGTACAAGTAATTTAAAATGTATTTATTGTCTGCgtatctatataaaatattaaacaacatttctcaaatttttttttttaccgacAGTGCAAAGGTTCTCTCAAGGCTGTCAAAGGATCACAACGTGCTTCGATAATTAAACCAGTTCAACCTAAAGGTTGAACTAGCCACGTTAGATGACTATGGGCAACAGTTTTTGCATACTCTTCTTCAAGTTGGAAACCTATCTGCATGCATGTTGGTTGGCACCGATTTATTCTTCCATTAAGACCGAAATAAAGGACTCAAACTACTACTTAAGTCCATACCATCCAAGGAAATGCAAGCCTTTTACAACTATTTTCATAGCACTATTTTCAAATGATGACCATCGCAAGTATGGATATTTTCTACCATTCCTGTCACTTCGTCACGAAAAAGGTAGAATAATGTGTTGTCGAGGAAATATCAAACGCATGCTGTTGGATGATGCAAAAGAACAATTGCAGCTCATGCATAAGTGCCCACACTTTGGAGATTGACATTAGGACATGAACTTGATGAATATTGTAGAGAAATCAAAACTTCTAAAGCTAGATTTGGTGTAAAAGAGCTCATTCCAAATGAAATGCACTTAGccctatatataaaaaataatagataaaaaataatgaataaagaTAACAATGGTTTCTTCTTCACTCGTAATATTtctcatttatattttcaattcatgATATTAACGAATTACATATTtgcatatttaaaaattaacaaaataaaaaattgttcggccaaaaaaaatctTGCATGTGCATGTGCGCAGGCCCATCGTCTAGTCTAGTCGCGTATAATTAACGTCTTTCTATTTCAGTTCCAAAGCTGATATGGTGATATTTGTAACTACTCCGTTCTACAATATTTTATTACACTATTGCGCGCATGAGGTATCTGGACGATAGAAAATTCTGGTgcaataaaaatcataaattttggcTGGCAAACCGAGCAGCGGATTTTACGTGCAAATATTCGAAACGCACCGTACATGCGAGGACCGAGAAGTAATCTCAATCTATTGGTTGTCGTTAATCTCATGATTTTacgagaaaaattaaaaatgatgaaGTCTATGCTTTTTATAGAGAAATCAtccattaaaaaagaatatcacgcaaatggcaaaaaaaaaaaaaaaggtacaaaataaatacataaataaaaataatagataGACAAAAGTTTTGGTCTCCGCCGTCGGGTTGGGCAAATGATTGCACAATGACAGTGTCCCAACCACCGCGGCCGCGGAGGCACCAGATTCCTCCTCCCGCCAACTCGCCACGACGCCGAGGCCTCCACGTGTAAATTTCTCGGCGCATCAGTGGACCCGCAGGGCCCCGTTCCCTCCGGGGCCCACATTGCGCTGTCCAGTCTCCTCTCCCCCTTCCTCAACTAACACTGACTGGAGCGTCTCCTCCTTCTCCCTCCCCCCTTCTCTGTCTCTGCCGTCCATCATTTCACCTTATTCCCAATTCATAGTCATAAACACACTGCTGCTTCATTCCTCATCCCGACCCTTTTCAGTTCTAGCTCCCTTCACTCTCTCTGAGGTGTGTACTTCGATCACATTGCTCCAATTATCGATCTTTTCATGTAAAAAATATCGGCTTTACTGGCGGACGGGTGATAAAACTCAATGTGCCTGTTCATTCTGATGCAGGGTTGGATTTGGACATGTCTTCTTCTGGCCCTTTGGATCGGTTCACCAGGCCAAGtgagtctctctctctggatCATTTCAATCCAACCGGTTTGTGTTTTGTTGCTTTGGTGATGAGGGTGGCGATTCAGCACCAGATTCTCGTGTttaaatattctttttcaattcCCCTGACGGTTCTGAATCGTTTGATCAGTTTTGAAAAAACTCAGTGAATCCTCTCATCGTACTTCGGGCTTCTCGAAGTAGGTGGgtatcttcttccttttcgTCGCGTGTGCAGAAGCGCGGCATTTTTTTGATGTAATTGTAGACATGTAActgaaaaaggagaaaaagaggAGACAGAAGGATGCTAAGCACTTGACAGTAGCCGGAATTGGTGCTTTACATACACAGTGCCGAGTTTAGGCGCGTCTAGTTATTTTTCAAACAATATTGCTGGCTCGATGTGTCCCTTGCAAAATATCCAAATGTCTGAAGGTGATGAcagtttaattattttctggATAAGCGATTCACTGTTGTAAAGATATGGGTCGCTTTTGTTCTCTTTTGCTCAATTGAAATGAGTAAGAGAACGGGATCTCGATCACACAATTTCAGAAAATCGGAAAAAGGATTATCTGTTTTTGGAGATTCTTCTGTGAATTGAAGGAAATGATCATGTGCACTTGGAATTTATTCCTCTGTCCTCTTAAAAAGTGAAGCAGACTGATCATATACTTACCAAAGAAAGGCAGTTGCTTTTGCCTTGATGGTTGCTGAGAAATCTGAGAGAATTAATAGTAAAAGAAATCTTCTGTTGATTTTGTTCTGGCCGAATGTGAAATTTGTCAGATAATTGGGTCTAGAACTATGAGTAAACTATAAAAACAAGAATCATCTCATCTAACTGTTTAGATTGTCAGTCAGCAATACTCGCACACCCCTTTGCTTGACCAAGTCATAACAGCGGTAAAGTTTCCATTTTGACATATTTTTATGCTCATCACTGTTGCAGGTTTTGAGGGACTCTGTGCTGCTGATGAGCGAAGAGAGAAGTCCGATCTGGAATGCTTTGACGATGCAAGGATGACAAGGATCGGTTCCCTGAAGAAAAAAGCGATAAATGCATCCACAAAATTCAGACACACTCTGAAGAAGAGGAACACTAGAAGAAAAAGTGATAGTAGAATCAGCTCCATTTCCATAGAAGATATTCGGGATACAGATGAGCTGCAAGCTGTAGATGAATTCAGGCAGGCACTGATTTTAGAGGAGTTGCTACCAGAAAAGCACGATGACTATCACATGATGCTAAGGTGAGGTTTGTTGATTGGCATATCGCATTTTAGAAAGTCAAAGACGTTAAAGTGTTTCTGCCTTTCTTTTTGGCTGTATAATCTTTTCGACAAGTTTAGTATGGTTCTCAAAAATGTCTTTTAAGATCTTGTCAAAATTCTTAATCTTTTGCTAAAAAAATGCTCATGTCTTAGTAAGCTCAGGTAATGTATTGGTTCATCTCGAAGGACGTTGTTTCTCCAGCCCCAGCTGTTCTTTAGCACCAGTTGACGAGTTATCATTAGATTAGAAGTTGATCATGAACTTTATGATTATTCACTGATCAGGAGTACTGAATTACTCGCAGGTTCTTGAAAGCAAGAAAGTTCGACCTTGAAAAAGCAAAGCACATGTGGGCTGACATGCTCAGATGGAGGAAGGAGTTCAGTACTGACACCATCAACGAGGTGCACTTAGTTAACTATTCTCCAAATTCTTTGCACCACAGAAGGAGAGAACTAGTTCATTATTCATGTGCTTTTCCCATTTCAGGATTTCGAATTTAAAGAGCTGAATGAGGTTTTGAAGTATTACCCTCATGGGCATCATGGTGTGGACAAAGAGGGGAGACCTGTTTACATCGAGAGACTGGGAAAAGTAGATGCTGCTAGACTTCTCCAAGTGACAACATTGGATCGATACGTAAAATATCATGTACAAGAATTTGAGAAAACATTCTCCTTGAAGTTCCCTGCCTGTTCCGTTGCTGCAAGGAGGCACATTGATTCGAGCACAACAATATTAGACGTTCAAGGCGTGGTAAATAGTGCTCGTATCTTTTGGTCTCATACCAAGCAATCTCCCCTTTGTATCAAATGTTCTTTATTTGATATTTCTGGTTGCAGGGATTCAAGAACTTGACCAAGTCCGCCCGCGAGCTCATTATGGCACTTCAGAAGGTTGACGGCGACAACTACCCAGAGGTAAGCTTCcagaatatacatatatatatatatataatgatgaaCAATAGTCTCCTcagttcaaaattttcttaggccttatTGTTCCAATATTTTGTCTGTCAAATGGATGCAGACCCTCCATCAGATGTTTATCATCAATGCCGGCCCTGGGTTCAGGTTGCTCTGGAATACCGTGAAGACGTTCCTAGAACCAAGAACGACTAACAAGATCCATGTATGTGATATTGTCCGTTTCTTTCTCTTCCAGTAAACATATCATCGTATAAGTTAATgacttttgacttttttttttttttcctttggacGGCAATAGGTTCTTGGAAATAAGTACCAGAGCAAATTGCTCGAGATTATTGATTCCAGGTAGCATTACTTTATTTGTTGCCAAAACAAAATGTTGCAGGGAGGGATTTTTGTCTCATTATATCTGAACACAGCTGAAacgttttctttttcaaatttatgcaGTGAACTGCCTGAATTTCTCGGAGGTAGCTGCACATGTGCTGACAGCGGAGGCTGCCTTCGATCTGATAAGGGACCATGGAAAAGCCCTGAAATACTGAaggtttctttttttggtttgaagcGATTGTGGTTTGGTTAAATTATCTTTTGTATGTGACACAATAGTTTACTTAGTTCTACCCCCGACGTTTGCTTTCTGTAGATGGTTCGTAGTGGTGAGGCAAGACGCCCGAGGCAGGTTGTTAAAATTCTAAACGGTGAGGGGAAGTTTGTTGCCTATGCAAAGCCTCAGTACCCTATGGTAAGATTAGTACCTTTCGGGATGTGGTCAGTTTGTGATACTATCATACCAGATCCTCATATATTGCACATTCTTCTTTTATCTAATTTATGAACTAGTTTAAAGGGAGTGATGCATCAACAGCAGAATCGAGTTCAGAGGCTGAAGATATTGCTTCACCAAAGACGGTGCAGAGTTACTCCCAACTTCGCCTGACTCCAGTACACGAAGAAGTAGGTTCTCCTGTCCTGAGATTGGTCCACCATTGGAGgatatatttcattttgttttctttctctgTGTTTCCACCGATTGCAGGCAAAGGCAACTGGAAAGATGAGATTCGGGAGCACTGTCTCGGGATGTAATGACTATGCACCCATGGTTGACAAAGCTGTCGATGCCTGCTGGAAAAATCCATCATCCCTTCAGCGGAATTTCGCTTCCAAAGGTCAGCAGAATCTTTAATTTATCCTCCACTTGCTCCGACAAGGACGAGGATTAAATGAGCTACAGGGCAATTCTAGAACCTGGGATGAAATGTGATTACAACCGGGAGAAATAGAATGAAGCTGTACAATACAATATTAGGGCCAAAAgagacaaaattttcaaataatcaCAGAAAATATTtgctttcaattttcaaatatttatgatTCAAAGcgattgtaaaaaaaaaaatgaggtcGAACTATATGCTGCAGGGAGGACTCTCCGGGCTGATAATATGAGCACTCCTAGTGGACACCGTGCTCGGTTTCTAATAGCAATGACAGCTTTCTTCTTGTCCCTCGTCACTCTCTTCCGTTCTTTCATGTCCCGTGTTGCCGGAGAGCTTCCCGAGGCTCCACATGTTCTCGAACATAATGTTGCTGAGATGATTCCTGATCAAACACCAAAGGAAGAATTCCGTCCTCCTTCACCGACTCCAGAATTCACCCAGGCAGATGTCTTCTCCGCTGTACTCAGGAGGTTGGCAGAACTGGAGGAGAAGGTCGATACTCTTGGCTCGAAACCGCTGGAAATGCCCTTTGACAAGGAAGAATTGCTTAATGCTG from Punica granatum isolate Tunisia-2019 chromosome 2, ASM765513v2, whole genome shotgun sequence includes the following:
- the LOC116197244 gene encoding phosphatidylinositol/phosphatidylcholine transfer protein SFH6-like, with translation MSSSGPLDRFTRPSFEGLCAADERREKSDLECFDDARMTRIGSLKKKAINASTKFRHTLKKRNTRRKSDSRISSISIEDIRDTDELQAVDEFRQALILEELLPEKHDDYHMMLRFLKARKFDLEKAKHMWADMLRWRKEFSTDTINEDFEFKELNEVLKYYPHGHHGVDKEGRPVYIERLGKVDAARLLQVTTLDRYVKYHVQEFEKTFSLKFPACSVAARRHIDSSTTILDVQGVGFKNLTKSARELIMALQKVDGDNYPETLHQMFIINAGPGFRLLWNTVKTFLEPRTTNKIHVLGNKYQSKLLEIIDSSELPEFLGGSCTCADSGGCLRSDKGPWKSPEILKMVRSGEARRPRQVVKILNGEGKFVAYAKPQYPMFKGSDASTAESSSEAEDIASPKTVQSYSQLRLTPVHEEAKATGKMRFGSTVSGCNDYAPMVDKAVDACWKNPSSLQRNFASKGRTLRADNMSTPSGHRARFLIAMTAFFLSLVTLFRSFMSRVAGELPEAPHVLEHNVAEMIPDQTPKEEFRPPSPTPEFTQADVFSAVLRRLAELEEKVDTLGSKPLEMPFDKEELLNAAACRVDALEAELIATKKALHEALMRQEELLAYIDSQEQAKLQKKRFCL